A portion of the Cryptomeria japonica chromosome 5, Sugi_1.0, whole genome shotgun sequence genome contains these proteins:
- the LOC131036489 gene encoding uncharacterized protein LOC131036489, translating into METRAGKEKAAKKEKSGAVKKEKQGSTRKEKPTELKKEKPSKIQFWRKGNIVNPPAAYHAISSTKEEDKGVAEGGRDNKKFDAEEKIKSFEDAAYASVEKEYMKKRSEKLMSEIDKGKVALIVNKDYLKEALEIRGQKDKVTARITNLSDTQGGNIPERLQGN; encoded by the exons ATGGAGACAAGAGCTGGTAAAGAGAAAGCTGCAAAGAAAGAAAAATCAGGAGCTGTTAAGAAGGAGAAACAAGGATCAACAAGGAAAGAGAAACCGACAGAACTAAAGAAGGAGAAACCTTCAAAGATTCAGTTCTGGAGAAAAGGAAACATTGTTAATCCACCTGCTGCATA TCATGCAATCTCGAGCACAAAAGAAGAGGATAAAGGAGTAGCAGAAGGAGGCAGAGACAATAAGAAGT TTGATGCCGAAGAGAAGATTAAATCATTTGAGGATGCAGCCTATGCTAGTGTTGAGAAAGAATACATGAAGAAGAGATCAGAGAAATTGATGAGtgaaattgataaagggaaagttgCTCTTATTGTCAACAAGGATTACTTAAAGGAGGCCCTTGAAATCAGAG GTCAAAAGGACAAGGTCACTGCAAGAATTACAAACTTAAGTGATACCCAAGGTGGAAATATTCCAGAGAGATTACAAGGAAACTGA